A stretch of the Pedobacter sp. MC2016-14 genome encodes the following:
- a CDS encoding RagB/SusD family nutrient uptake outer membrane protein has translation MNIFKIAFIAVITMTLLSCRKYVEKVPVQGQRVLVYTSDYRLLMNNIVDSEVGSGNAAVLSSDDLDMKDPGLQQYFSGDITNVTIYTWRKPFYVDKMDDYDWNAMYKSIFTYNIIIAGVLDSKGGSADERNAIYAEALIQRAYTYFTLVNSYGKQYDAATAATDLGVPLLLEAKLFVNLERATVAQVYAQVFKDLEVALPLISVAQVNSVRPNKAALYALLAKIYLNMRNFSAAQQAAEQSLALTSTLYDYKNFVVTPKIPFPKLTENKEVLLRKVARINYSALQLSDDLLNLLGTKDFRYTLFTKDGSTFWQNFSGKGYWAGNGTDASNVGLSVSETWLIRAECLARAGRRDDAVKMLNDLRKLRFRSTDYVDLVATSDQQALEMVINERRREFFGTGLRWFDQRRLNKDPFFAKTRTRTYQGATYTLEPNSNAYVFPFSSLIVNQNPELVQNPN, from the coding sequence ATGAACATATTCAAAATAGCATTCATAGCTGTAATCACTATGACCCTGCTTTCCTGTCGAAAATACGTTGAAAAAGTGCCCGTTCAGGGTCAGAGAGTATTGGTCTACACATCGGATTACCGCTTACTGATGAATAATATCGTTGATTCTGAAGTTGGCTCGGGAAATGCAGCCGTGCTAAGCTCTGACGATCTCGATATGAAAGACCCTGGTCTTCAGCAGTATTTTTCGGGTGACATTACCAATGTGACGATCTATACCTGGAGGAAACCATTTTATGTGGATAAAATGGATGATTATGATTGGAACGCAATGTATAAAAGCATCTTTACCTATAATATTATAATAGCGGGTGTGCTTGATAGTAAAGGCGGTTCAGCAGATGAACGAAATGCCATTTATGCAGAGGCCCTGATCCAAAGAGCGTATACTTATTTCACTCTGGTGAACTCTTATGGAAAACAATATGATGCGGCAACAGCTGCCACAGACCTTGGCGTCCCACTTTTATTGGAAGCCAAATTATTTGTAAACCTGGAAAGAGCAACGGTTGCCCAGGTGTACGCACAGGTGTTTAAAGATCTGGAAGTCGCTCTACCGCTAATCTCAGTGGCACAGGTTAATTCTGTACGGCCTAACAAGGCGGCTTTATACGCCCTGCTTGCGAAGATCTATCTGAACATGCGTAATTTTAGTGCTGCGCAACAAGCTGCGGAACAATCATTGGCACTGACAAGTACACTATATGATTATAAAAACTTTGTTGTGACGCCAAAAATTCCTTTCCCCAAACTCACGGAAAACAAGGAAGTTTTGCTTCGCAAAGTAGCGCGAATAAATTACTCTGCGTTGCAACTGAGCGATGATTTGTTGAATCTGCTTGGAACAAAAGACTTTAGGTATACGCTGTTTACTAAAGATGGTAGTACCTTTTGGCAAAACTTTTCCGGGAAAGGATATTGGGCTGGAAATGGAACGGATGCAAGTAACGTAGGTTTATCCGTTAGCGAAACCTGGCTGATCCGTGCAGAATGTCTGGCGCGTGCAGGAAGACGCGACGACGCAGTAAAAATGCTCAATGACTTACGTAAACTTAGATTTAGATCAACCGACTATGTGGATTTGGTTGCTACCAGCGACCAACAGGCATTAGAAATGGTGATTAACGAGCGCCGCAGGGAGTTCTTCGGAACAGGACTTCGGTGGTTTGACCAAAGGCGGTTGAACAAAGACCCATTCTTTGCGAAAACGCGTACCCGTACGTATCAGGGTGCCACCTATACACTAGAGCCTAATAGCAACGCCTATGTATTTCCATTTTCTTCTCTCATTGTTAATCAAAATCCGGAATTGGTACAAAATCCGAATTAA
- a CDS encoding ABC transporter ATP-binding protein → MEKSIVKIENLSHRYSSSWAIRDINLEISQYGIVGLLGSNGAGKSTTMNILCGSLNQTEGNVYINGINFRDDPMRAKMEIGFLPQNPPLYLDLTVDEYLEYCASLRDMSGQVRKDAVKEAKERCGIDHFSGRLIKNLSGGYRQRVGIAQAIVHRPNVLVLDEPTNGLDPNQIIEVRNLIRDIAKDRVVIFSSHILSEVQLLCRDIKMIENGRIVFEDTMDAFNNYIEPHSMLIHFNNMPEITVLEAIDGVMRAELLTERLARLYFSGEASIAETIVTLSVQNGWRLQEITLEKNSVEEIFKQLSQQ, encoded by the coding sequence TTGGAAAAAAGTATAGTAAAAATTGAGAATTTGTCGCACCGATACAGCAGCAGCTGGGCAATACGTGATATCAACCTGGAAATTAGCCAATATGGGATTGTTGGGCTTTTAGGTTCCAACGGTGCAGGGAAATCGACCACAATGAATATCCTTTGTGGGTCACTTAACCAAACGGAAGGAAATGTCTACATCAATGGCATCAACTTCAGGGATGACCCAATGCGTGCTAAAATGGAAATCGGCTTTTTGCCCCAGAATCCTCCTTTGTATCTGGATCTTACCGTAGATGAATACCTTGAATACTGCGCAAGCCTACGGGACATGTCTGGCCAGGTTAGAAAAGATGCGGTGAAAGAAGCTAAAGAACGCTGCGGAATAGATCACTTCAGTGGAAGATTAATCAAAAACTTATCTGGAGGCTACAGACAACGTGTGGGCATCGCCCAAGCCATTGTGCATCGTCCCAATGTACTCGTACTCGACGAACCGACAAACGGGTTAGATCCTAATCAAATTATTGAGGTAAGAAACCTGATTAGAGACATCGCCAAAGACAGGGTGGTGATATTTTCGTCACACATCCTTTCAGAAGTACAATTGCTTTGTCGCGACATTAAAATGATTGAAAATGGAAGGATAGTATTTGAAGACACCATGGATGCCTTCAATAATTACATAGAGCCTCATAGTATGCTGATCCACTTTAACAATATGCCGGAAATTACGGTATTGGAAGCTATCGATGGGGTGATGCGTGCGGAATTGCTAACCGAAAGGCTCGCACGGCTATATTTCAGTGGTGAGGCTTCAATTGCAGAAACAATTGTCACCCTCAGCGTGCAGAATGGCTGGCGCTTACAAGAAATTACACTCGAAAAAAACTCTGTAGAGGAGATATTTAAACAATTGTCCCAACAATAA
- a CDS encoding Gldg family protein: MKTIFRVAKTELKLLFYSPIAWFLIIIFMIQCGFVYLKGLDNIAMTLEGGFKIPISVIGSIFSGGQGVLSNVMGNLYLYLPLLTMGLISRETSSGTIRLLYSSPIRVRDIVLGKFVAMVAMSLVMVGIVSIYIVTSYFTVNNPDTGLLLSYMLGLFLLLCAYSSIGIFMSCLTTYQIVAAVCTFVTFGILYNVSGLWRGVPFLRDVTYFLSVAGRTDWIIAGLITSNGVIYFLAIVFMFLQLTIYKLKTGMETTSTWVKVSRYSLIVIVTIAIGYISSIPQLIVYFDVTRGEVNTIKPDTQKTVEDLGDEPLEVTGYANILGGFMEDGNPESYQLNINRWAPYVRFKHNIKLKTVMYYDTLGLGNGIMKSNPGKSLEEIVKKMAETGDMRLSQFKRPEEIRKMVDLSQEPNYYIMQLKYKGRKTFLRVFPDNDHWPSETEISAALKRLLLAKIPKILFVAGDLERSINKMGDRDYRALANLKNFRNSLLNQGFDVDTISLQTDSIPKHISALVLADPKTAFSGVETAKLQQYIDNGGNLLISGEPGKQALLNPLLKQFGVQLMDGAIVQTSRDLEPHLAAPFLTGTGSKLYPPLEGAHADSVVISMPMATALGIENSSPYTIKPLLVTDPRKSWLKKDKFATDSAKVKFEPERGDLQKSFPLAVSLTRKTKGKEQRIVVAGDADFMSNIELNRFNMRTANFAFNTGIFSWLNYGEFPISSYRPAPKDTTLLIKREQVKYFRIAFIWVLPGIMLAIGALILIRRKRK; this comes from the coding sequence ATGAAAACAATTTTTCGAGTTGCTAAAACGGAACTGAAACTCCTGTTTTATTCTCCTATAGCCTGGTTTCTAATTATTATATTTATGATCCAGTGCGGCTTTGTCTACCTGAAGGGGCTTGACAACATCGCTATGACCTTAGAGGGGGGCTTCAAAATTCCAATCAGCGTGATCGGTTCCATCTTTTCAGGGGGACAAGGCGTTTTGTCTAATGTGATGGGTAACTTATACTTATACCTTCCACTTCTTACGATGGGGCTCATTAGCCGGGAAACTAGTAGTGGTACCATCCGACTTTTATATTCCTCACCGATTCGAGTTAGGGATATTGTACTGGGCAAATTTGTCGCAATGGTAGCCATGAGTTTAGTCATGGTAGGCATTGTATCTATATACATCGTAACGAGTTATTTTACTGTAAATAATCCAGATACGGGATTGCTGCTGAGCTACATGCTTGGTTTATTCTTATTGCTTTGCGCTTATTCCTCAATTGGGATCTTTATGTCCTGTCTAACCACTTATCAGATTGTAGCCGCAGTGTGCACTTTTGTAACCTTCGGAATACTTTATAATGTATCCGGTTTGTGGAGGGGAGTACCTTTTTTAAGAGATGTTACCTATTTTCTATCTGTAGCCGGACGTACGGATTGGATCATCGCAGGGCTGATTACCAGTAATGGGGTGATCTATTTCCTGGCGATTGTATTCATGTTTCTGCAGTTGACCATTTATAAACTGAAAACCGGGATGGAAACAACATCTACCTGGGTCAAGGTAAGCCGATATAGCCTAATTGTTATCGTCACTATCGCTATCGGTTACATCAGCTCTATTCCACAGCTTATTGTTTATTTTGATGTAACCCGTGGAGAAGTTAACACCATTAAGCCAGATACGCAGAAAACAGTAGAGGATCTTGGCGACGAGCCATTGGAAGTTACTGGTTATGCCAACATTCTGGGTGGGTTTATGGAGGATGGAAATCCAGAGTCTTACCAATTGAACATCAACCGCTGGGCACCTTACGTACGATTTAAACATAACATCAAGTTGAAAACGGTGATGTATTATGATACGCTAGGCCTGGGTAACGGGATTATGAAATCCAATCCCGGAAAGAGCTTAGAGGAAATTGTCAAAAAGATGGCCGAAACTGGTGACATGCGTTTGAGTCAGTTTAAGCGGCCAGAAGAAATCCGTAAGATGGTAGACCTTTCTCAAGAGCCAAATTATTACATTATGCAACTGAAGTATAAAGGAAGGAAAACTTTCTTAAGGGTATTTCCTGATAACGATCACTGGCCTTCGGAGACTGAAATTTCTGCAGCATTAAAAAGACTGCTACTTGCAAAAATCCCGAAAATCTTGTTTGTAGCCGGCGACCTGGAGCGTAGCATCAATAAAATGGGCGATCGGGACTACCGTGCGCTGGCGAACCTTAAAAATTTTAGAAATTCCTTACTTAACCAGGGTTTCGATGTAGATACCATTTCCCTGCAAACCGATTCGATACCTAAGCACATTTCTGCCTTAGTCCTTGCCGACCCGAAAACAGCATTCAGCGGTGTTGAGACTGCGAAACTACAGCAATATATTGACAATGGCGGAAATTTACTGATTTCCGGCGAGCCAGGAAAACAAGCCCTGCTCAATCCGCTTCTAAAACAGTTTGGTGTACAATTAATGGATGGCGCTATTGTGCAGACCAGCAGGGACCTTGAGCCACATCTTGCAGCACCATTTTTAACCGGTACCGGGTCTAAGCTCTATCCGCCTCTTGAAGGTGCACACGCCGACAGTGTAGTGATTTCTATGCCGATGGCGACGGCGCTGGGAATTGAAAACTCAAGCCCCTATACCATTAAGCCCTTACTGGTTACAGATCCTAGAAAAAGCTGGCTTAAGAAAGACAAATTTGCAACAGATTCTGCAAAGGTGAAATTTGAACCAGAAAGAGGCGATTTGCAAAAATCCTTTCCGCTTGCGGTTAGCCTGACCAGGAAGACAAAAGGGAAGGAGCAGCGCATTGTTGTTGCGGGCGATGCCGATTTCATGTCTAATATTGAATTAAATCGCTTTAATATGCGGACTGCCAACTTTGCTTTCAACACCGGGATTTTTAGCTGGTTAAATTATGGTGAGTTTCCAATCAGCAGTTACCGTCCGGCACCGAAGGACACCACACTTTTAATTAAAAGAGAACAAGTAAAATACTTCCGCATCGCCTTTATTTGGGTATTGCCGGGAATCATGTTGGCCATCGGCGCATTGATTTTAATCAGAAGAAAAAGAAAATAA
- a CDS encoding DNA mismatch repair protein, whose amino-acid sequence MAFLTDQQTINDLNLFGKSGGASIYQIFNRTKTRGGAAILEEMFRFPLSDEHKINHRSQIIQRFAKTGASFPFSIDHFDPVESYLKNTDSRTKLSAQEGFIAKKLSNMVALDAVTSGIYLGIDGLLKLMKELQQFINSLEGGDLDFYKQDKADVRELLDTQGIKEALALPVNGKISAIEYIQYDELFRFRHRDVVLKMMRYIYGLDVYFSVALVAVERSFVFPKAMPKHQHTVKLEGVYHPELQKAVPNSIHITVGSNVIFLTGANMAGKSTFMKSLSIALFLAHMGFPVAAKEMEFSVLDGIYTTINLPDNLGMGASHFYVEVLRAKKIAQELKLGRNLFVLFDEMFRGTNVKDAAEATIAFTEAFAGKRDSMFVISTHIIEAGEILKERCDNINFVYLPTRMKGNKPVYTYTLEQGLTADRHGMIIIQNEGILEILATGLERLNTQKI is encoded by the coding sequence ATGGCATTCCTTACCGATCAGCAAACCATAAATGACCTGAACCTTTTTGGAAAATCTGGTGGAGCCTCCATCTACCAGATTTTTAACAGGACGAAAACGCGGGGCGGAGCGGCCATCCTGGAAGAAATGTTCCGGTTTCCGTTGTCAGATGAACATAAAATCAACCATCGCAGCCAAATCATTCAGCGATTTGCGAAGACAGGCGCATCATTCCCGTTTAGCATAGATCATTTTGATCCAGTTGAATCGTATTTGAAAAATACCGATTCGAGGACAAAGTTATCTGCACAAGAGGGGTTCATCGCTAAAAAGCTGAGCAATATGGTTGCTTTAGATGCTGTTACCTCAGGAATCTATCTTGGAATCGATGGTTTATTGAAGTTGATGAAGGAGTTGCAGCAGTTTATAAACAGTCTGGAAGGCGGAGATCTCGATTTCTACAAGCAGGATAAAGCAGATGTACGGGAATTACTGGATACGCAAGGGATTAAAGAGGCCCTTGCTTTACCTGTTAATGGAAAGATTTCTGCCATAGAATACATTCAGTACGATGAACTCTTTCGGTTTCGCCACCGGGATGTGGTGCTTAAAATGATGCGTTATATCTATGGTCTGGATGTGTACTTTTCTGTTGCGCTTGTGGCAGTAGAGCGCTCATTTGTATTTCCAAAGGCCATGCCTAAGCACCAACATACCGTGAAACTGGAGGGCGTGTATCATCCTGAATTACAAAAAGCGGTGCCCAATTCCATCCACATTACGGTGGGCAGTAATGTCATCTTCCTTACTGGTGCCAATATGGCGGGGAAATCAACCTTTATGAAGTCACTGAGCATTGCGCTCTTCCTTGCCCACATGGGCTTCCCGGTTGCCGCTAAAGAAATGGAATTTTCGGTACTCGATGGTATTTATACCACCATCAACCTTCCCGATAATTTGGGGATGGGTGCCAGCCACTTTTATGTGGAGGTACTCCGTGCCAAAAAAATTGCGCAGGAACTTAAGTTGGGCAGGAACCTATTTGTGCTTTTTGATGAAATGTTTAGGGGGACAAATGTGAAGGATGCGGCAGAAGCAACAATTGCTTTCACAGAAGCCTTTGCCGGAAAGCGCGACAGTATGTTTGTCATTTCCACGCACATCATTGAAGCCGGCGAGATATTGAAGGAAAGATGTGATAACATTAATTTTGTTTACCTGCCTACCCGTATGAAGGGCAATAAGCCCGTCTACACCTACACGCTTGAACAAGGTTTAACGGCCGACAGGCATGGAATGATCATCATACAAAATGAAGGTATACTAGAAATTTTGGCTACCGGTCTGGAGCGGCTGAATACACAAAAGATATGA
- a CDS encoding DNA mismatch repair protein: MSFTVDKQTLEDLNLLGKFTPGSIFNMFNKVQTSGGERLLSQLFKSPLTDFEEINKRSSLFRYFQDKTLGLPFSRAEFQTVENYLSTGSSTNYPAALLTTFSKKMQAALLRDERYAALQKGLSATISLFNALNDFLKQLNEPRPTPFDEERQVIQRILAISSLANVLKEKTRTEYSTVKLAAYDHLLKHTLRNDVEILLTYLYKLDVYLAVAKVGRAQNFNYAKALPKEMQQIEIAALWHPALVKGVANAVHFNKSNNMVFLTGANMAGKSTFMKSLGIALYLAHMGFPLAAKDLHFSILDGIYSSINVPDSLNMGYSHFYAEVLRVKKAAEEVASGNSFLVLFDELFKGTNVKDAYDATLSVTTAFAKFRQCFFIISTHIIEVGEALQKTTKNVQFVYLPTIMEGKVPKYTYLLEDGITTDRQGMLIIENEGILDMLKN, from the coding sequence ATGAGCTTTACAGTTGACAAACAAACGCTTGAAGATTTAAACTTACTGGGTAAGTTTACACCAGGTTCCATTTTTAACATGTTTAATAAAGTGCAGACCAGCGGCGGGGAAAGATTGTTGAGTCAGTTATTCAAAAGTCCCCTGACGGATTTTGAGGAGATCAATAAACGCAGTAGCCTGTTCCGTTATTTTCAGGATAAAACCCTGGGCTTGCCGTTTAGCCGTGCTGAATTCCAGACCGTAGAAAATTACCTAAGTACCGGCAGCAGCACAAATTATCCTGCGGCCCTACTGACTACGTTTTCTAAAAAGATGCAGGCTGCCCTGCTTAGAGATGAGCGTTATGCCGCATTACAGAAAGGTTTGTCGGCAACGATATCCTTATTCAATGCGTTAAATGATTTCCTGAAACAACTCAATGAACCTCGGCCAACACCTTTTGATGAGGAACGGCAGGTCATTCAGCGCATCCTGGCCATATCTTCGTTGGCCAATGTATTGAAAGAAAAAACAAGAACAGAATATTCAACAGTGAAGCTAGCAGCCTATGATCATTTGCTGAAGCATACGCTGCGCAACGATGTTGAAATCCTGCTAACGTATTTATATAAGCTGGATGTGTACCTTGCCGTAGCTAAAGTAGGCAGGGCCCAAAACTTTAATTATGCGAAGGCATTACCTAAAGAAATGCAGCAGATAGAAATTGCTGCCCTATGGCATCCGGCCCTTGTTAAAGGGGTAGCAAATGCTGTCCATTTTAACAAAAGCAATAACATGGTTTTTTTGACTGGGGCCAACATGGCAGGGAAGTCTACGTTTATGAAGTCCTTGGGCATAGCGCTTTATCTGGCACACATGGGCTTTCCCCTGGCCGCTAAGGACCTTCATTTTTCCATTCTTGATGGAATCTATTCCTCCATTAATGTCCCTGATAGTTTGAATATGGGTTACAGCCATTTTTACGCGGAGGTTTTAAGGGTCAAAAAGGCCGCGGAAGAAGTGGCTTCCGGGAACAGTTTTTTAGTGCTGTTTGATGAACTGTTTAAAGGGACTAACGTTAAAGATGCTTATGACGCAACGTTATCCGTAACTACTGCCTTTGCCAAATTCAGACAATGCTTTTTTATCATCTCTACTCATATTATTGAAGTTGGGGAAGCCTTACAAAAGACTACTAAAAATGTGCAGTTTGTTTACCTGCCTACCATTATGGAAGGGAAGGTGCCAAAATATACCTACTTGCTTGAGGATGGTATTACCACAGACCGACAGGGCATGCTGATCATTGAAAACGAAGGTATCCTAGATATGCTTAAAAACTAA
- a CDS encoding RICIN domain-containing protein, with amino-acid sequence MRRRRFFLNMASLVLVAGLTLTSCKKKATEVEAPQPVPVVETPAVVTTSPLSGETLQTVGNGTFYIVNRKSGMALNVAGASTANGANVIQFGSGGAMNERWTLAAITGGYYSIIGVQSNLSLAVAGASTANEGDINVYTSSTGNEQQWQFTSVGDGYYRITNRNSGKDIEVVGQSLESGISIQQADYQKVESQQWALLPISYSGQLKWTMSSTTGVPAAALTRITNAMNDACARYNAGANWPANTLNVEYNPDVPTADAITSGTIRFGASASYQVVSTAMHEIAHTYGVGLSTGFNSNKFLSEFIGKNAIAKLKSFDGASAVIHIGGSHFWPYGLNYDSEWSETEAFRHVKMIWAMRLDGM; translated from the coding sequence ATGAGAAGAAGAAGATTTTTTTTAAACATGGCCAGCTTGGTATTGGTTGCTGGCCTTACATTAACTAGTTGTAAAAAGAAAGCTACAGAAGTAGAGGCCCCGCAACCGGTTCCTGTTGTAGAAACCCCTGCTGTGGTAACAACTTCACCGCTCTCAGGAGAAACATTACAAACGGTAGGGAACGGTACCTTTTACATCGTCAATAGAAAAAGCGGTATGGCACTTAATGTAGCAGGTGCTTCTACGGCTAATGGCGCAAATGTAATCCAATTTGGTTCTGGAGGTGCTATGAATGAAAGATGGACACTAGCAGCGATTACCGGTGGCTATTATTCTATAATTGGTGTGCAGAGTAACCTGTCACTAGCTGTTGCAGGGGCTAGCACAGCAAATGAAGGAGACATTAATGTGTACACTTCCTCAACTGGCAATGAACAGCAGTGGCAATTTACAAGTGTTGGAGATGGCTATTATCGCATTACAAACCGAAACAGCGGTAAAGACATCGAGGTGGTAGGTCAGTCGTTGGAATCTGGAATTTCAATTCAACAAGCAGATTATCAAAAGGTTGAAAGCCAACAATGGGCACTACTGCCGATCAGCTATAGTGGACAGCTTAAGTGGACAATGAGTAGTACCACCGGGGTTCCAGCCGCTGCACTTACAAGGATTACCAATGCCATGAATGACGCCTGCGCCCGTTACAATGCTGGTGCTAATTGGCCTGCAAATACGCTTAATGTAGAGTACAATCCCGATGTACCCACAGCTGACGCTATTACCTCAGGCACAATTCGTTTCGGGGCTTCGGCCAGTTACCAGGTTGTAAGTACAGCGATGCATGAAATTGCCCATACCTATGGTGTAGGTTTATCAACAGGGTTTAATTCAAATAAATTTTTGTCAGAATTTATTGGGAAAAATGCTATCGCCAAATTGAAAAGTTTTGACGGAGCAAGTGCTGTTATTCATATTGGAGGTTCACACTTTTGGCCCTACGGCTTAAATTATGATAGTGAATGGTCAGAAACGGAAGCGTTTAGGCATGTAAAAATGATCTGGGCCATGCGTTTGGATGGGATGTAG
- a CDS encoding RNA polymerase sigma factor: protein MDFPDDEKALLTALKDGDAVAFEVLYAHYSKSIFRRLVRMVKHIPLAEELTQDVFVKIWDKRVIIDIEKPFYYYILTIASHLVNDFYRKAARDQRLQDEILAASAQLYNPTEEFLFYKESEQVLNKAIDDLPPQQQLVFRRCKIEGKSYKEVAEEFNISTSTVSNHIVKATASIKKVFFGSKYGFLVLAISLLSNKG from the coding sequence ATGGATTTTCCTGATGATGAAAAAGCTTTATTAACTGCGCTGAAGGATGGCGATGCAGTCGCTTTTGAAGTCTTATACGCACATTATAGTAAATCTATATTCAGGAGGTTGGTCAGGATGGTCAAACATATCCCATTAGCAGAAGAGTTAACCCAGGATGTGTTTGTTAAGATTTGGGACAAGCGGGTAATCATCGATATCGAGAAGCCTTTCTACTATTATATTTTAACTATAGCTAGCCATCTAGTCAACGACTTTTATCGGAAAGCCGCCCGGGACCAGCGTCTTCAGGATGAAATTCTGGCGGCAAGCGCTCAACTTTACAACCCAACTGAAGAGTTCCTCTTTTATAAAGAAAGTGAGCAGGTGCTGAATAAGGCAATCGATGATTTACCCCCGCAGCAACAACTGGTATTTAGACGCTGCAAGATTGAAGGTAAATCATATAAGGAAGTAGCTGAAGAATTTAATATATCAACTTCAACCGTAAGTAACCATATTGTTAAGGCGACAGCAAGCATTAAAAAAGTTTTTTTTGGCTCAAAATATGGTTTCCTGGTCCTTGCAATTAGTCTTTTGAGTAATAAGGGCTGA
- a CDS encoding FecR family protein produces the protein MDNQLSAKEISEFLQTIHGISDEELLAITAEFLGIEEVPAVEAEQESLDRILLSIRTRHLSVASNAKTSFKLYPKWLAAAVVLLVPALVFLMIFRSTNNEQQIEIASGSADLKPGRSRATLKLANGTEIFLDTLRSGLNKIKQDGASISNERNGELVYIKSSETETSKIEYNTISTPKGGTYKVLLPDSTQVWLNSSSELTYPTSFAHADARVVKLEGEAFFAVKKLKDEKGKSQPFIVSTAQQQIKVLGTQFNINAYADELNLKTTLIEGSVEVNNSVKLKPGEQAISAGKEVEIRTVDVSSYIDWKNGDFNLKNNDFRTTMRKISRWYDVEIVYDPSFPQDVKLGGWISRDKNISSVLNLIQKTAKVHFKLEGRRVTVSK, from the coding sequence TTGGATAATCAACTGTCTGCAAAGGAAATTTCGGAGTTTTTGCAAACTATCCATGGTATTTCTGATGAGGAACTATTAGCCATCACGGCTGAATTTTTAGGTATAGAAGAGGTTCCGGCGGTAGAAGCTGAACAAGAGAGTCTGGATAGAATTTTGCTGTCCATCCGTACCCGTCATTTATCAGTTGCTTCAAATGCGAAAACTTCATTCAAGCTATATCCTAAATGGCTTGCGGCTGCGGTGGTTTTACTAGTGCCGGCTTTGGTTTTTTTAATGATTTTCAGAAGCACTAACAATGAACAACAAATAGAAATTGCTTCAGGATCAGCAGATCTTAAGCCTGGAAGGTCCAGGGCTACGCTCAAACTGGCCAACGGGACTGAAATTTTTCTGGATACACTTCGTTCTGGCCTTAACAAGATAAAACAGGATGGAGCCAGCATTTCAAATGAGAGAAATGGCGAATTGGTGTACATAAAATCAAGCGAGACCGAAACCTCCAAAATTGAATACAATACAATTAGTACGCCCAAAGGTGGCACTTATAAAGTGTTGCTTCCAGATAGTACACAGGTTTGGCTCAACTCATCTTCTGAACTTACTTACCCCACTTCTTTCGCTCATGCTGATGCCAGGGTAGTGAAGTTGGAGGGAGAGGCCTTTTTTGCGGTAAAGAAGCTGAAGGACGAGAAAGGTAAGTCACAGCCATTTATTGTGAGCACAGCTCAGCAACAAATTAAGGTGCTCGGCACACAGTTTAATATAAATGCTTATGCAGATGAGCTAAATCTTAAAACCACGTTGATAGAAGGAAGCGTAGAAGTAAATAATTCCGTAAAGCTCAAACCAGGAGAACAGGCGATAAGTGCAGGTAAAGAAGTAGAAATTAGAACAGTTGATGTGAGTTCATATATTGATTGGAAAAACGGCGATTTTAACCTTAAAAACAATGATTTCAGAACAACAATGAGGAAGATATCCAGATGGTATGATGTAGAGATTGTATATGATCCCTCTTTCCCTCAAGATGTGAAACTAGGTGGCTGGATTTCACGCGATAAAAATATATCATCAGTCTTAAACCTCATTCAAAAGACTGCAAAGGTTCACTTTAAGTTAGAAGGAAGGAGGGTGACTGTAAGTAAATAA